The following nucleotide sequence is from Solidesulfovibrio carbinolicus.
CATCGACCGCGACCACTCCGTGCGCCGCCTCAACCTGGCCATGGCCCACCGCCTGGGCCTGGCCCCCCGGGAGGTGGTGGGCCGGCCCTGCACTTTCGTCTTCGACGACGAAGCCCGGCCCGGGGAAATCAGCGCCGCCGTCCTGGCCATGACCGACGGCCGCTACCATTCCAAGGAACTCAGCGTGCCGCGCCTTCGCGGGGAATTCCTCATCACTGCCTCGCCGCTGACCCATGCCGACGACGCGTTCCTGGCCACGGTCTTCGTGGCCCACGACGTCACCGAGCGCAAAAATCTCGAACGCCGCCTGCTCCAGAGCCAGAAGATGGAAGCCATCGGCACCCTGGCCGGCGGCATCGCCCACGATTTCAACAACATCCTCGGCATCATCATGGGCTTTGCCGAGATGATCGAAGGCGAGGCCCAGCCGGACACGCCCCTGTCGCGCCGGGTGGGACATATCCTGTCCGCCAGCCGCCGCGCCCGGGACCTTGTGCTGCAAATCCTGTCGTTTAGCCGTCAAAACGACGAACAGGCCAACCGGCTGCACGTCGGGCCCCTGGTCAAGGAAACCCTCAAGCTCATCCGGGCCACCGTGCCCATCGCCGTGGAGATCCGCGAGGTCATCCGACCCGGCCGCGACGCCGTCCTGGCCGAACCGTCCCAGATCCAGCAGATCATCATGAACCTGTGCGGCAACGCCGCCCACGCCATGCGCGAAACCGGCGGGCTGCTGGAAGTCGGGCTGGAGGAACTGCCCGCCGCCGCCTGTCCCCTGCCGGCGGAATCCGGACCGAGCCAGTGCCTGCACCTGTGGGTGCGCGACACTGGACCGGGCATTGCGGCCGACATCATCGAGCGCGTGTTTGATCCCTTCTTCACCACCAAAAAGCCCGGCGAGGGCACCGGCATGGGCCTGTCCGTGGCCCATGGCGTGGTGCGCAAGTACAAGGGCGAGATCAAGGTCAAAAACATGGCCGGCGGCGGGGCGCTTTTCGACGTCTACCTGCCCCTGGCCCCGGACGCGGCCGGCGGCGGCGACACGCCGGCCGCCGCCCTGGCCGATCCGGCCCGAGGCCGCGCCCGGGTGCTTTTGGTCGATGACGAGCAGGCCCTGGCCGAGATCGGCCGCGAACTCCTGGAATCCCTGGGCTACACGGCCACGGCTTTGACCGACTCCCGGCAGGCCCTGACGCTCTTGCGCGAGCGGCCGGGCGATATTGACCTGCTCATCACCGACCAGAACATGCCCGGCCTGGCCGGGGCGGAACTGGCCAAGGCCGCCCTGGCCGCTCGTCCCGACCTGCCGGTGCTCATGCTCACCGGCTTCAGCGAAACCATGAGCCCGGAAGCGGCCCGGGCCATCGGCATTCGTGAACTGCTCCTCAAGCCCGTGCTGCGCCGCGATCTGGCCGTCGCCATTGAGGCGGCCTTGGCGGAGAAGAAAAAGTAGGATGCCTCCGGCGTCCGGGAGGGGGTAACCCCCTCCCGGACCCTCCCTCAATGGGGGCAAGGGAGAACAGGTATGGAACGACGGGCCATCGGCTACGTGGCGGGCGTGGAAGGGGCGCAGGCCACGGTGGTGCTTGCCCCAGAAGCTTATGGCGACGTGGCCGTGGGGGCCATGGCCGTCATCCCCTCGCCGCGCTCCATGGTCTTCGGGTTGGTGCAATCCCTCTCCACCCCGTCCCCGGGAGAGGCGGCCTCGCCCCATGACCGCCACCTGGCCCAACTGGCGCTGCTCGGCGAAAGCCCCGGGCCGGAGACCGAGGCGTTCAGTTTTCAGCGCGGCGTGTCCCACAGCCCGCGCCTGGGGGCCACGGTGCGTCTGGCCGAAAGCGCCGATCTGGTGCGCATCTACGCCAAGCCGACCAAGTCGAGCGTGGCCGTGGGCGCGCTGCATCAGGACCCGGACGTGCCGGCCTATGTGGTGGTGGACGATTTTCTCGGCAAGCATTTCGCCGTGCTTGGCACCACCGGCTCGGGCAAGTCCTGCACCGTGGCCGTGCTGCTGCGCTCGGTGCTGACCGCCCACCGCGACGGCCATATCGTGCTGCTGGACCCCCACGACGAATACGCCGCCGCCTTTGGCGACATGGCCGAGCTGGTCACCCCGGACACCCTATCGCTGCCGTACTGGCTGCTGGACTTCGAGGAGCTGACCCAGGTCTTTTGCAGCGCCGGCCAGCCTTACCGCGAGGTCGAGGCCAACATCCTCAAGGACTGCGTGATGACGGCCAAGGCCGAATATCTGCGCGGCGGCGCCGGGGGCAGCGGGGACGAGGCCGGGCTGACCATCGACACGCC
It contains:
- a CDS encoding hybrid sensor histidine kinase/response regulator — protein: MGAGETRQEPMRVLIADDEPRILDLFTEILAPTDDILGGLDDLGGGPRVSDQTFELTLCRQGEEAVEAFRVAARENRPYAVAFIDVRMPPGRGGLVAAEEIRAIDPGVQIVVVTAFTDVDPLTIARRVPPIDKLLYIQKPFHPQEILQFATSLCAKWRAERDFKALKGRLETLVYERTAALAAANRKLTREIDERERVTQLIESAKREWEGIFDSVQDLVVVIDRDHSVRRLNLAMAHRLGLAPREVVGRPCTFVFDDEARPGEISAAVLAMTDGRYHSKELSVPRLRGEFLITASPLTHADDAFLATVFVAHDVTERKNLERRLLQSQKMEAIGTLAGGIAHDFNNILGIIMGFAEMIEGEAQPDTPLSRRVGHILSASRRARDLVLQILSFSRQNDEQANRLHVGPLVKETLKLIRATVPIAVEIREVIRPGRDAVLAEPSQIQQIIMNLCGNAAHAMRETGGLLEVGLEELPAAACPLPAESGPSQCLHLWVRDTGPGIAADIIERVFDPFFTTKKPGEGTGMGLSVAHGVVRKYKGEIKVKNMAGGGALFDVYLPLAPDAAGGGDTPAAALADPARGRARVLLVDDEQALAEIGRELLESLGYTATALTDSRQALTLLRERPGDIDLLITDQNMPGLAGAELAKAALAARPDLPVLMLTGFSETMSPEAARAIGIRELLLKPVLRRDLAVAIEAALAEKKK